Within the Medicago truncatula cultivar Jemalong A17 chromosome 4, MtrunA17r5.0-ANR, whole genome shotgun sequence genome, the region GTAGTTACTTTTGCTATTAATATAGGCtttgtatcagagcaaaccGAGAGATaaagggggctgaaacaagggtttagaacaaacactagggtttgatggttgattcaccttgggaaacactattaggattgagtctcttggttacaggaagagattgagactttgggtagaattaggcgggagacttattcttgtaactcattgatatctcttttgtaaggtTACTCGTCATTATAGTGAAACGGATgactgctctctcccccagactaggtcaatttggaccgaactgggtcaacaaattcttgtgttctCTCGCTGTTTTCTAGTTTTAGCTTATGATTATAactgttccatacactttgttttggttgcctgattatcacttgctccacacatcaagtttgttattggtgtgatttttcatcgaattcacaacagtaGGAAAAGTAAATCTCTAAATATTATGTCCCATATCTCttcattatttaaattttgtctgTACTTTTTGCTAGTGTAAACCCCGAAGGTCAATACTTTTATTAGAATTTGGCACttgcatttaattatttattagttataatacaacatttttttattatgtttatttttccaAAGTAATTAAGTTCATATAATAGCTAGTTTGTTTAATGAAACATTAAATATCGCTTAATCGTGAGACACCGTCAAACATAAGGCACTATTGTATCACACATATATATACCAAAGAGCACCTCGCATGCGGAGCCATTGGTAAGGTTACTGAAACTCTCGCTTTAGACCtcccaacaaaaaaatttatttttattaaattttataagcaaaaagaCCTTATATGAAAACCAAAAAGATCTCATATATCAAAATTTGCATTAGGCCTCGCATACTTTTAAGGTTTATTTGGCCGGCCCAGCATCTTCAGGTTAAGTATATGGAAAATTTGCATTACGATATGTTAAAATGAATAAAGTATGACATTTGACTCTAGTTAATTTATCATGGATATGTTAATTAGTTTATTTTCCCTAATAATTTTGCACTCTTAGAGAAACAAAAAAGGGGCTAAAATCGGCTAATTAAtctatttttataatttctcttAATTTACAATCTCATCGACTAAATTTCGACCCTTAATACATTATATATTGGATTAAAAAACACTTGGTCACATCATAGGCAACACTTCAGTGCTTGTAAATCAATTCTTCATCTTTGCATTCTCTAACAGAAATTTCCAGTTGGTCACTAGCACTTGAGGGCAATACATCACAACAATGCCTTCTTGGAGCCTGCAACtgaaatcaaataaaagttATATAAGCTTATGATCAATGTTAAGCCAGCCTCCAAAAAAACCTGAAAAATATTGTCGATTCGTTTACATTCGaataacattttcaattttaacgTCGTATGTGGCATGTTGGAATGATATTTGGTAaggaatttttcattttaattgtgatagagagagagaaaatagaagTTTGCTTGAAAATTTCCatgaacaacaaaaataatgtttttgaaaattttcacgATGTTTATAAATATTCGATTTTTTCAAAATGCATTTCACGATTTTTCACAACGTTACATTACTTAGAGTGAAGCTCGACTCCAATGCCTTAAGCAAGATCTCAAGTTCGAGTTGGGAGAGGAGACCCCACTCAAGATGGTTAGTTCGATTTTTCTGCAAAGATTAGTCACCGATAAAGCTGGTGGATACTTTGCATCAATAACaggtttaccaaaaaaaatgcatatcaaACACTTCCGAAATACCTTATCATACTTTATCAgcaaaaatggaaaaaagaaacACCATAATTAAATGGACTCACAAATTGTTACCTGTTTGATGTCAAGGTCTAGCTTATGAGTAACCACTTTGATGACTTCTAGTTTCTTTGGAGACACCAAATCCTTTGAGCAATTTTGAAAAGATCTCTTATAATAACTGTTTATAATACCGTCTTTACCAGAAGAGGCACTATCGAAATAGAAGATAGTAGATCTTTTACAAGGATCAGGGTGAACTGGTTTTGTGTTGAAAGTATAAGCTTTTGCTAACATATTTCCCTTTTTCCACTGCTTGAATGTTTCTCGCGCATTCACAACATCCGGCAAAAACATATGGTTGGGGAATACTTGAACAGCATAACCCCATGACACTGAAATTGTCCATGAAAACCATCTATCATAGCAGATTGTTTGTTGCAACATCCTTTGAGAATCAACATTTACTGCTTCAAATAAATGTTTTAGAGCTTGTGTAGTTGTCATGTTCGGAAAGATTGGATCTGTGTAATCTGGATGATGCAGAGACAATAAGGGTGTTACTGGGTGTGCAGCTAATAAGCCAAAGGTATTTCCAGTTAAATCAACCTGTTTCATTTCATAACCACAAAAACTATGCATTAATTAGGCTCGTTAAAGGGAGAAAAAACAACGTGTGCATTCTAGGCGCCGAGTAATTTGGTTCATAAAATCTAAAATGATATGTGAAATCGAAAAATCTTGGATCACATTACATTAGTCATTCATGCCAATTACATACCAAAAATAACTATCCAAAAGGACTAATGTAAACAGTTAATTTCAGAAATCATATTAGAATTTCGTTaatgaggaatgctagcaacacacattttctaacacactctctttgattggttaaaattcacatggatcCCATCAAATCATGTGGGtcccatataaatttggtggGTCTCACATGAATTTAATCgatcaaagagagtgtgttgaaaagtgtgtgttagaatgtgtgttgctagcatttctctttCGTTAATTTCAGGGACGAAATTGTACAATGTCTATCTACTATTTCATAGACAAAATTAACCATTCCaccaaaaaaattactcaaaatTTGCAGCATTTACCTGATGAAAACCTGGTTCATGTGTCAATCCTACACCAAGTTCTGCTAAACAAGAGTAAACTCTACCATCACTTCCATATAGATGAGGGTACCTTTCCAAACAAGAATCAAAAACCTTTGCCAAAACTTTAGCAAGAGATGAACTAATAGCAAAACCAGCACCACCAAAAGCCATTCCAAAACCAAACAAACGATTCTGCTCATAAATCTCAGAGTGTGCACCAATATAATACCAAAGCTCATGATCATATTTAGAAAGAGTCTTCACCAAATTCTCCGGGAAGAAAACCGTGTCGTCGTCTCCAAACACATACCACTTTACATTTGAATGATTCAAGGCTACAGTCTCCGCGACAACACGTGCCACCCGGATAGCTGATCGAAGTCCACCTTTGCAAGTATATTGAAACCGCGAAGTGTCTTCGGAGACACATAGAGGAGGAAGAGAAGAAGGGTCATCTTCATTTTGTGGTAAACTATCCAAAAACACACAACCCTTCATTGCATTGTTGTTTTTCCACCATAGTTTCACATACTCCTTTCTCTTTGTCCATGAACTCTTGCTTGAAGCAATACCAAACACAATATCATCTAgagttgtgtttgttttttttatgaaaacatcTCTTGATGATTCTGAAGAATGTTGCAAATGTAGTAATAGCTTTGAATTTGATGTACCTAATATTAGTACTGATACAAGAACATAAAAACCACAAAATGAAGATGTAACTaatatgaaattaatcaaaGACTGTGCTTTTGTGTGTTTCTGAAATAACTGCATGTTAATGTTAATTCACAAtgaataatttaagaaaatgaatattgtGAATATGGTTCTGTTGtgaattttttctatataattAAGCAAAGAGAGGCACCGTAATCCACGGCGtgagaaacaaaaaacatgccTAGCTTTGACGTTTTGAGTAAGTTATAATTCCATCTATAAGATTGAAATATTGTCTCTACCAATTAGATTTTCACGTTTGGCTATTGAGGAGTGACCATAGTCAATAGATATTAGTCAAGACcttgaataaatatttattgacTATAGAAAAAaagcatgaaaataaatttttaggtGTAGGATAGATAGGTAGGCCACCTGTCAAGTGAAAATTTACTATTCACATGGTGGTTGTATAATGtaccaaattttaatttaatttgattatatttttatatatggaCCGTCTGATCTTGATTATCATCTATCAATATACTAGTTgcgtgtatattttttttataaggtgaattctaaccattaggctacctgacaaaaaaatatatattaatcgcGTGAATATGTCGAATTTCCAATATGAGATAATATGAATTGTTACTATTCAAATCCAAATTCAttgggtaaaaaaaaacatttaaataaatgtattaaataatttaaatcattGATTTGAGATTGGTCGGTTGATGTTATATTTCACCAAATTATATTGAAACAATCTACATCATTGATTTAAAATCTAATTAACTTGTCACACATGTAATGTATGGAATCATA harbors:
- the LOC25492098 gene encoding uncharacterized protein, which translates into the protein MQLFQKHTKAQSLINFILVTSSFCGFYVLVSVLILGTSNSKLLLHLQHSSESSRDVFIKKTNTTLDDIVFGIASSKSSWTKRKEYVKLWWKNNNAMKGCVFLDSLPQNEDDPSSLPPLCVSEDTSRFQYTCKGGLRSAIRVARVVAETVALNHSNVKWYVFGDDDTVFFPENLVKTLSKYDHELWYYIGAHSEIYEQNRLFGFGMAFGGAGFAISSSLAKVLAKVFDSCLERYPHLYGSDGRVYSCLAELGVGLTHEPGFHQVDLTGNTFGLLAAHPVTPLLSLHHPDYTDPIFPNMTTTQALKHLFEAVNVDSQRMLQQTICYDRWFSWTISVSWGYAVQVFPNHMFLPDVVNARETFKQWKKGNMLAKAYTFNTKPVHPDPCKRSTIFYFDSASSGKDGIINSYYKRSFQNCSKDLVSPKKLEVIKVVTHKLDLDIKQLQAPRRHCCDVLPSSASDQLEISVRECKDEELIYKH